Sequence from the Plasmodium yoelii strain 17X genome assembly, chromosome: 10 genome:
ttaaaagagACAATATAAtggtgaaaaatatatttgtacaCAGCTCTTTGCTATGAAGTCTATATTCTAAAAACATAATTAGTTaagaattataaaataaacacaaatatgtaaaaaatgaaacataAAAAGGGTTCATAATAACAAAACAAGGATAAATTCCACGaaggaatatatatatatatgccaATATAAAAATGGGCATGAGCTTATACCAATGAGTTCAAACTTTCTACATAGTCATAAGCTTTTTTTTGAACCATTTTTTGTGTGTTAACACTTCCGtgatttttttcaaataataacCATTTTGTAAAAATCATTTTCATAACTCGTGTTTTAAATTTGATTGACAAAAATCgttcaaatatatttctaataaATTGTAATTCGTTAAgagttaatttttttatttttttttttttattttcatcatcattttcatttttttttccctttgTTAATGAATTGATATGTATGTCCAAATAAGTAAACCATATATCTGATCGTTTAGGATATTCCTgaattaatttttcaaaataattttttcctCTTTctatatttgaatatttatattcaaatcGTGCtgcatttattattatatttaaatgttttcttttTGGTAATGCATGCAAagattttaataaaatattatgagcATATTCTTCATCGTTTAGTGTGTTATGCAAAAGTTCGAGATAACGagtccatattttttttgaatatttaaattttttaatagcTTCTTCACATAAttcttttaattcattatactttttattcatttttaaaatattcattgtgtgtaaatatatacttttttcattattcaCAAGTAATGctcttttaaatatttcatttaaattatctCCATAAGCACAttccatatttatataacataaatatatatttagtttTTCTTCTATAAGATGTATATCAATAGTTTTTAATGCTCTCTCTGCTACATTTCTAGCTTCTTGTATATTCCCTTTTTCTAAATAATAAACGATGTAACTTATCCATATagtacttttatttttttcagatACTAACAATTTTTCATAATCATAAGGTTTTactttttcttcattttgtcCATTTtgtccatttttattattgataattttattttttaataaaatattgtcaTTATCACTTTCATCATAGCTATCAAacttttcattttcttcgcTGCTACTACTATTATGTTCTTGGGTTtctttgtgtttttttttgtttgttttttcgTTTTCTATTTCATCCtctttatcatatttttccttagtttttttttttttttttttttttttgttttttttcttattgtGGATTTCAGCATATAAACTTAAGTTGCCTCTTTTATTGTGATCCTTTATAATAGCTTTCCCTTCaatctttttattattttttatttttacattatttatGTCATTTGTTTTTTCACAAATTTGGTCATTCCCCTCATTTTGAGGCTTGCTTTCCTCATTCGTTGTACCTAATTGGTCATCTTCAGCTGTTGtcattttatatacatatatatcgTTAGATTTTCACTGCAGATTGATAAGTATAAGAGAGATAACCACAAATCATCCCCTCTTTATGTCAcaaataagtatatatatatatattattgcatATACCTACTAATGCatacataaaatattattttattcgtCCTATTTTCTCTTTCTTTTTAATGTATCATCATTATTGATATTaggcaatatatatatctacaaaacattgaaaattatttattctaaggaattttttaatttacaaatttgttaattttaaaacgatcaaaaaagtaaaataaatgggtgaaaataaaatttgttttaCATTTTAGAGTAATATATAAGAGGTATTATACATGAATGGaatttttaagaaaaatatttatatatatatatggcattttggaatatttaaaaatataaaaaaacacaaaaaaataaaataaaacaaataatataaataaccaAAATTATACTACTAAAAATATAGGgaaaaaattgaaatatCTATAAAAAAGTATAGTATGCATTATTAAAATGGAATGCTATTAcagcaaaaaaaatatagtgcttatttttgattttttaaaatttattatatttgattTTCCCACTGCGCGCcctttatatatgtatatattttatagtgGTGTTGTTTTTatactaaaaaaatttattattccatttaatatataaaataaattattttttaaataaaaaaatgtaaaatgaatatttattttcatttggcGATATTCTTAGGGTATATCAACGTATTttggttatttttttagcaactaaaataaaatgtatatgtTGTGTATTAAACaactttatataattttattataaaaatatatagttacattttgtaaatatttttctgtTTCTTATGGTGTTCTATGGAATTTGATCGTCATCCTTttgaaataatttatttcgaTATTGATTGAATTGTTTCATTTGATCAtttttaactttattttgagaaatatatttaatattattcactttgaatatattattttgggATCTAAAAATGCATGGGATAGCTACTTTAGCTGCagctttttttaaaactttaTAAACCGAATCATCAAAACCTAAGGAAACAAATGGGCTAATTGTTGGTATATGAAAAATAGCTTTTCCTGATGGTACTCTAGCAACAAAATAGTCGATTATTCCTTTTCCCTGCCCCATTTTCGTTCCATCTGGTTTTTTCGTTACACTATATGTAGCATGaacattaataaaatattcttttttttttcctaaaTATTTCCGTATAATTTGTTTCATTTCTTCTAATTTTTCGCCCCTTATCCTTTTGGGGCATGCTGCTATAAGTGATTTCCCAATTTTTATATCTGGCTCATTAAGCGGTGTTATTCTTCCCTTGGGTGCTTTTAGTCGAACAGGCAATGGACTCTTATAAATTATTGGAGGCATTGTGATTAATCATAtggtatatgtatatatatttataaacgTACATGAAATATCAAATACTGACATTACTTTTTTCTTGAAAAAAACTATTTACACATAAATTTTGTGAGACCCACTGAgaatatatgtgtatacaagactatttaataatatatacccCATTAATATGCTTTAAAATTGTCATTTATAAATCGTTACAGTATGTTATATTAACGAACGTTAAATAGTGACATCATTGTTGATCTACTTTGTTTCATATTTATGAGAAAGCAGCACAAACTATGCgcattttataattatatatttattcatagATAAAAAATACGCATATCTAATTGATCGAAGCttgttttattaattttccaTCTTTGTTGATTATCaaaatgtttttatatatgtaattgtattatttttcatgTTTCTAAATCTTATATCtttgattatttattatagcTTATAGTTATCATATCCTTAAATTTAACAATCCAtgctatttttaataatataatgaaaacGAGAAAAATTAAgcgttttttatatttttcgcgaaactaatttataaaatgaaGAATATAACTATTGCTATTTTATCGTAGggcgttttttttttcgaaacattttaaaattgCTCCAAAAATATGAATGCATTATgcaaacatatatattttttttcatcgcTAATTATTTATTCACCTTCATAATGTAAACTAAATAACTTtcattgtattttttttcacgAAAAAAGTATTTACAAATGTTTGGGTTTATGAGTATGTTTTTAaagtaaattaaaaaaatagtataaaatATTCGGAAAAGCAACAAAACTATATATAAGTACGTAAAATTACTAATTAATTATTGCGatgcatattattaataataagaTATATGTAAAATCATTTTTTCGTATAATGATACATTCTTCATATATAATGCGGACTAGGTTacacacacaaaaaaatatttttttcttttaatattttttgataaataaaCATTTCCTTATAATAATACAGTGTTTATGCATAATTAACAATAACATGAACAGCTACATTCTTCGGTCTGAACTCCTGTTACACTTTTACAGGAAGAGAAACATTCTACTGGTCCATTATCAATGTCATTATTATCAGATTTTGTTGCTGCTTTTAGTCCCTTTGCTTGTGCGGCGGCATTAAGACTGTGTCGTTGGTTATTATCGGATCGTGAAGATGCCTTAACGTCGGTCAATGGATTACTGCCATCGCCATCCAAATATTTGTATCCTTTACTAGCATTTCTATATTTCATTGAAAAAcctgttttatttttacaactACATTCACACTCACAAAAATTTTCTGGTAGACATTTTACACACTCTTGGCCTGTTGTTTTGGGTCCAAATATTTCTGCTGCTGAAAAATTctttacattattattatgggGATATGCGCTTACTACATTTCTTATGGAATTTTTTCTTGCTCcttcaatttttattattaagaAAAGGagaggaattaaaaaaagtaatattCTTTTCATTTTGATTAATATAAAGGTACTAAAAagggtatatatataagcagAAATATATTGctaaaaagtatatatatttatagagAGGAATATGTAGAcaatgtttaaaaaaattatttaataaaaaaacataaaaaaaattaaatatgactaatgtatatattacgCTGTTTTTTCAGAAGAGCAattataatacaaaaaagtaagaaaacgaaaaaaagacaaataaaagaacaaaaatttattaaagacaaaaaacaaattataaaaatatagaaaataaattaataaaataaaaataataataataataaaataatataatttaaattaaattaaattaatttattgaaaatataaaattattaaaaaatgaaaaaaacaatttacaAATTTATCAATTTTCCATTTCGAAATtagctatatattttttataaatagctagatatattgttttatagTTAATTGAATAAAACAACCGTATttctttaaaaattatatattgtttaagtataaaaattgaaaatataaaactctccaaaaaaagagagaaataaaaaaatatggtaAGTTCAAAAAATGGctatttatatgcataaaatatgTCGAATTATTCTATACAtggcatatttttttttttttaacgaAACAACTagctaaaaataaaaatacattttatttataaaaaaaattacgctataatatacttatatattattatttattttattaacatataatttaaaatgatcataatatacatatgatataaaaatggcttttttttttttttttttatttatagctTTATAGACATGTATATAGATCCATAAATCactgtattttttttcaggATAAAAATTAGCGATTTAGATAGCcactttaaaaaataaaaagctaGTGAATTTTATCAGAAATATTAGGCTTTTATTTAGATacattataatttgataaagTAAAAAAGTTATGTTATTCTTCAACTTGTGGCGTACACACGAAAATAAAGATAACTAAAAAGCCAcactatatataaatatttgtctTTTAGGATTTTTAATCATGTTCATATAAAATTGATTTAAATGATCATTAATGGTGAAAACtcttaaataatatatgcttTTGTATTTTTCCTTTGTCTGCTTATGCCCAACAACAcaaataacttttttttttagccTTTTTAAATATGGGTTCCATGTATTGAACaatatgattttttattaaataaggTGTATTAAactgaaaaataaaaaaagggaatgaataaatatatgtttatgtGGTTACCATATTTTTACTTCaaaacatttattataaatgtatCATAAATAAgtttatcaaaaatatacAGTTGGTGGTAAGAAGGAATTTTCATCAAAggtaaaatttaaaaattttttcacaggttttaaattattatcgTTCAATGGAGAATTAATATTATCCATGTTGAAATCGAACTCGTCTATTTCATTTAATTCTATTTGATGGTTAatagaatttttatatatttcattttttgtcttatttttatgttttgcTATTTTTGGCTGTTTTTTTTCGCCAATTTttagttcatttttattactttcaTATTCTACATTATTAACGCCATCGGTATTACGCAATTTTTCAgaattatcataataatgCCTAGCAGAAGTTATATTGTTCACATTTTCAGATTCTTCATAATTTTCACTAGGTACACtatccattttttatatttttaaaatatttaacaatatagtttttatattttcaatacGAGAATTTAGAAGATATGATACTTTTTGTAAGTAATATTAATTGAAGAAAttctattaatttatatttttacatatagcttattataattaagttaaacattataaattttatataacatGTGTGATACATGGATTTTATGGATAGTATAAATGCTATAACTAAACACATATGTTTGTCTTTTcctttgttttttattttttataaatattttacttttcATAATAAATGTATTTGCACATTATGATTGCATTTGCGATAATTATGGTTTGTagaataattattatttctcGTAggaatatatgaatattcaTATAAACCTTGTATGCAAAGTAAATTTTAACATTAAGCGCATATAATGTGTGCAAAGacaatcaaaaaaatatattaaaactaAATGTGGATATctcatttaatataaaaatatttcatttttatatataaaaccaaaaatattgaatcggttttttattaataaaccCTTTTTGTGCATTTTCGGGGTCCCTCGTAATAAGAGCTCGACAATATGATGAAAAGTTATAAGATATTTGTGCAtcacatatatttatgtttcttaattttatttatataattatgcgtatgacattttattattatttaatgcTTATGCTAAAAGTGTTATAAAGTAAGCGCATGTTATGAACATATCGTGtatgatttaaataatgcaattattttatattatattgtatggctttattgttatatatattttttaattatgtatatgagtaattaaattaaaaggtgaatacaaatttattataatacatttataCCACGATGCTTGGATATAtttcttatatataaattgttaGGATGACAAAAACGGTGATTATGGAAGACAACTAAAGGGAGACTATATATCTACCTTGAGGCGATAAGTGCTAAAAGAATCATACTATATCACCTAGCAATAGTCAGATAAAACATGTTTTACTGATGAACTCACAAATAAAGCATATCTTGTACAGTATTCAGAGGAGTCTATCTCAAGGAATAACACCGTGTGTTTTTATAGGCAAGTAAATAAGAAACCCCAAATTTTAATGGGGATATACGATTGAACAATTCAAATACTTATGCACAATAAGTATTCAATcttatatagaaaattagttgcatatttttgtttttttgaaaCGGTACTATAGACGAGAAAAAATACTTTTCCTGGAAACTAAGATAGAATATTGATTTAGATGGtatttgtaatatattttttctcttctCTGAGTAATTTTTCATCCTCATCATGGGCGAGGGATGTTTTAGGATCGTTTTGAAAGGTGTGTTTTCAATTGCTACATatatcaataattaaattattatttttttgtttttatgaTACTTTATTTGTGTGTGCAAATGTGGAGAAAATGGTATCGATGTAAATAAAGAAtgtgtttatatattttcactTTTCTAATTTTAAACCGTTAAagtaatttaataaattggCACTTTTGCCATTTTTTGTTATGTTTTAATTTCATGtgttataaaacaaaattccaatataaatattctttaaagtaaaaaaaaaaaaaaaaaaacaattttatatcCATGTTAAGGaagtaaatatttttattgcgTATTAAATTGGAAAAGTAAACATAATGATATGCAGTAACTATccattcttttttttgaaagatattatatatattttaatttataaaaaattattatttcaaaaaaaaaaaaaaagttacaTAAACGCATTTAAAACCCAACATAGTAACAAATAATTTAcacatatacataaaaaaaggCCAAGATGTACccattttaaaattatggtacaaattatatttgttcatatgatatatttttttattttac
This genomic interval carries:
- a CDS encoding ribosomal protein L16, mitochondrial, putative, producing MPPIIYKSPLPVRLKAPKGRITPLNEPDIKIGKSLIAACPKRIRGEKLEEMKQIIRKYLGKKKEYFINVHATYSVTKKPDGTKMGQGKGIIDYFVARVPSGKAIFHIPTISPFVSLGFDDSVYKVLKKAAAKVAIPCIFRSQNNIFKVNNIKYISQNKVKNDQMKQFNQYRNKLFQKDDDQIP
- a CDS encoding secreted ookinete adhesive protein, putative, whose amino-acid sequence is MKRILLFLIPLLFLIIKIEGARKNSIRNVVSAYPHNNNVKNFSAAEIFGPKTTGQECVKCLPENFCECECSCKNKTGFSMKYRNASKGYKYLDGDGSNPLTDVKASSRSDNNQRHSLNAAAQAKGLKAATKSDNNDIDNGPVECFSSCKSVTGVQTEECSCSCYC